The following DNA comes from bacterium.
CCCTTGTGCGTTCGGATGCCTTCCACTTTCACAGGTTCTACGGCTTCCAGTCCAAGATAGATCCGGGCTGCGTCGGTGAGTGTTTCCAGATGGTCGGTGAGCAGACGCACCACGACCTCCCCTCGGAGCCCGTGAGGGCGGAGGATTTCGGCCAGGATAAAGAGATCTTTCATGGGGATAGGGCCGCCCATCCGGGCGGCCGGAGAAGTCAGCCTACTCGGAAACGCTGGGGGAAACGTCGCCTTCGTCGAACTTCTTCATGACGCCGATCTTCGAAAGGAGACTGCGGACCGTGTCGGAGGGGGTTGCACCCTTGGAAAGCCAGTACAGTGCCTTCTCCTCCTCGATGTTTATCTCAACCGGTTCCTTGTGGGGATCGTAGGTCCCGATACTCTCAATGAACCTGCCGTCTCGAGGCGATTTGATGTCCGCTACGACGACCCTGTAGTGGGGCATCTTCTTCTTTCCCATCCTTCTAAGCCTGATACGTACTGCCAAGGTA
Coding sequences within:
- the rpsP gene encoding 30S ribosomal protein S16, whose translation is MAVRIRLRRMGKKKMPHYRVVVADIKSPRDGRFIESIGTYDPHKEPVEINIEEEKALYWLSKGATPSDTVRSLLSKIGVMKKFDEGDVSPSVSE